One genomic segment of Ignavibacteriota bacterium includes these proteins:
- the crcB gene encoding fluoride efflux transporter CrcB has translation MKFLLVFLGAGIGGSLRYFISDFASKIFPIYFPFGTLVVNILGSVLLGFFIFSLDEKELISNSLKLFLTVGFCGGFTTFSTFSLETINLLRDSQFLFAGLNILLNVVITILGIYFVYIISK, from the coding sequence ATGAAATTTTTACTTGTCTTTTTAGGCGCGGGAATTGGCGGAAGTTTACGATATTTTATTTCAGATTTTGCTTCAAAAATTTTTCCCATTTATTTCCCATTTGGAACTTTAGTTGTAAACATTTTGGGAAGCGTACTTCTCGGTTTTTTCATTTTTAGTTTGGATGAAAAAGAATTAATTTCCAACAGTTTAAAGCTTTTTCTAACAGTAGGATTTTGCGGAGGATTTACAACTTTTTCAACTTTTTCTCTCGAAACAATTAATCTTCTCCGCGATTCACAATTTCTATTTGCCGGTTTAAATATTTTACTAAATGTTGTTATAACAATTTTGGGAATTTATTTCGTCTATATAATTTCAAAATAG
- a CDS encoding DUF190 domain-containing protein, with product MNYLKAQLLRIFIGENDKIGPIPVYEKIVVSAKEANLAGATVYKGIMGFGKNSKIHTSKVLRLSEDLPLVIEIVDSEENIQKFLPTIDEILEKSNSGGLITIEQANIIRHFSSK from the coding sequence ATGAATTATCTAAAAGCACAATTGCTAAGAATTTTTATCGGCGAAAATGATAAAATTGGACCAATTCCGGTTTATGAAAAAATAGTTGTTTCCGCAAAAGAAGCAAACCTTGCCGGAGCCACTGTTTATAAGGGAATTATGGGTTTTGGAAAAAATAGTAAAATTCATACAAGCAAAGTTTTAAGACTTTCGGAAGATTTGCCTTTGGTAATTGAAATTGTTGATTCGGAAGAAAACATTCAAAAATTTTTGCCAACAATTGATGAAATTTTAGAAAAATCAAATTCCGGCGGACTGATTACAATTGAACAAGCAAATATTATTAGACATTTTTCTTCAAAATAA
- a CDS encoding alpha/beta hydrolase produces the protein MKIENLLKYFLTIFFLLNSLNFSQDSVKYRHVEIGEIREVKSKINNVEYELIINYPYSYFEDTTKYYPVIYFTDGFYDFPLLSSIYGGLSYDQRIPEFIIVGFSYKGNVDYGSLRMNDYLPTTFAGTNIGGGASEFLKVVENDFIPFMENNFRVSKAWRALGGSSAGGVFTLFAMFTNPSLFNAYISISPAVELSNNWMFNFENEFFKKNKELDVTLYMTGAEKELPERPNFLKSIIEFDKILQNRNYNNFKYKFRMLDDAYHSSSKPEGFTRGIQYIFEPLLQLK, from the coding sequence ATGAAAATCGAAAATTTACTTAAGTATTTTTTAACGATATTTTTTTTATTGAATAGTTTAAATTTTTCTCAAGATTCTGTAAAATATAGACATGTTGAAATTGGTGAAATAAGAGAAGTAAAATCAAAAATAAATAATGTTGAATATGAATTGATTATAAATTATCCATATTCATATTTTGAAGATACAACAAAATATTATCCGGTAATTTATTTTACAGATGGATTTTATGATTTCCCGCTTCTTTCAAGTATTTATGGCGGACTTTCTTACGATCAGAGAATTCCCGAATTCATAATTGTAGGATTTTCATACAAGGGAAATGTTGATTACGGAAGTTTGAGAATGAATGATTACCTTCCCACAACATTTGCCGGAACTAATATTGGAGGCGGTGCATCAGAATTTTTAAAAGTTGTTGAAAATGATTTTATACCTTTTATGGAAAATAATTTTCGAGTTTCAAAAGCATGGCGAGCGTTAGGCGGAAGTTCAGCCGGAGGAGTTTTTACTTTATTCGCAATGTTCACAAATCCCAGTCTGTTCAACGCATATATTTCTATAAGTCCGGCAGTTGAATTAAGCAATAATTGGATGTTTAATTTTGAAAATGAATTTTTCAAAAAAAATAAAGAGCTTGATGTAACTTTATATATGACCGGCGCCGAAAAAGAATTACCGGAAAGACCAAATTTTCTAAAATCGATAATTGAATTTGATAAAATATTACAAAATCGTAATTACAATAATTTTAAATACAAATTTAGAATGTTAGACGATGCTTATCATTCAAGCTCAAAACCGGAAGGATTTACAAGAGGAATTCAATATATTTTTGAACCGCTTTTGCAATTAAAATAA
- a CDS encoding spore maturation protein, which yields MLNYVWLALLMLGIGVALTTDIIDKSENKYQNNVKLSAEIILEDSTQNFQTGKNSVIIKIPKERFNSFYKTQSLTDIEQKAFVTFSEVKKSSILFLIVDEKTPVFWKNMAKISGKEDDLTGEVFIGKKINGSKYSADLILENISFSKMKDVTNSALDYAGTAVDIALGLIGIMTLWLGVMKVAEEAGLIKIIANVMKPLTKFLYPSVPQDHPAMGAMIMNMAANMLGLGNAATPFGLKAMEELDKLNPNKGVATDAMCTFLAVNTAGLTLIPATAIAVRAASGSSDPAIIIGTSVFGASCATIAGITSAKILEKFPLKEGGISGLIKSSRKGLTIFSAAILIIFALAISGLATSLMSYLSFLNPELFKSIIQIISILAIPMLIFIFVGYGAIKKVKIYEMFIEGAKEGFNVAIRIIPYLVAMLVAIGIFRAGGAMEMLIYILTPFTNLIGMPAEALPMALMRPLSGSGSLGVMAEIIATHGPDSMIGILVSTFFGSSETTFYVIAVYFGAVNIRKIRHALAAGLIADIAGVLGAIFIVKLLFG from the coding sequence ATGTTAAATTATGTTTGGCTTGCTTTATTAATGTTAGGAATTGGCGTAGCTCTTACCACGGATATTATTGATAAATCTGAAAACAAATATCAGAATAATGTAAAATTATCCGCGGAAATAATTCTTGAAGATTCTACACAAAATTTTCAAACGGGGAAAAATTCAGTAATTATCAAAATTCCAAAGGAAAGATTTAATTCGTTCTATAAAACGCAAAGCCTTACTGATATTGAACAAAAAGCATTCGTAACTTTTTCTGAAGTAAAAAAATCAAGCATTTTATTTTTAATAGTTGATGAGAAAACTCCGGTTTTTTGGAAAAATATGGCAAAAATTTCCGGCAAAGAAGATGATTTAACCGGCGAAGTTTTTATTGGAAAAAAAATAAATGGAAGTAAATATTCGGCAGATTTAATTTTGGAAAATATTTCTTTTTCAAAAATGAAAGATGTTACAAACTCAGCATTAGATTATGCCGGAACTGCGGTCGATATTGCTTTAGGTTTAATTGGAATTATGACATTGTGGCTTGGAGTTATGAAAGTTGCCGAAGAAGCCGGACTTATAAAAATTATTGCAAATGTTATGAAACCGCTTACTAAATTTTTATATCCTTCGGTTCCGCAAGATCATCCGGCAATGGGCGCAATGATTATGAATATGGCTGCAAATATGTTGGGACTTGGAAATGCCGCCACTCCATTCGGTTTAAAAGCGATGGAAGAACTTGATAAATTAAATCCCAATAAAGGAGTTGCAACTGATGCAATGTGTACTTTTCTTGCGGTAAACACAGCGGGATTAACATTAATTCCGGCAACGGCAATTGCAGTTAGAGCCGCTTCGGGAAGCAGCGATCCGGCAATAATTATCGGAACTTCAGTATTTGGCGCATCTTGCGCAACAATTGCGGGAATTACATCCGCCAAAATTTTAGAAAAATTTCCGCTTAAAGAAGGAGGAATTTCTGGTTTAATAAAATCAAGTAGAAAAGGTTTAACAATTTTTTCTGCAGCAATTCTAATAATTTTTGCTTTAGCGATTTCCGGTTTAGCAACTTCATTAATGAGTTATTTGAGTTTTCTAAATCCGGAATTATTTAAATCAATAATTCAAATTATTTCAATTCTCGCAATCCCAATGTTGATTTTTATTTTTGTTGGTTACGGCGCAATTAAAAAAGTTAAAATTTATGAAATGTTTATCGAAGGAGCCAAAGAAGGATTTAATGTTGCAATCAGAATAATTCCTTATTTAGTTGCAATGCTTGTCGCTATTGGGATTTTTAGAGCAGGCGGTGCAATGGAAATGTTAATTTATATTTTAACTCCATTTACAAATTTAATTGGGATGCCGGCGGAAGCCTTACCAATGGCTTTGATGCGACCACTTTCCGGCTCCGGCTCTTTAGGAGTTATGGCGGAAATAATTGCTACTCACGGTCCGGATTCGATGATTGGAATTTTAGTTTCAACATTTTTCGGAAGTTCCGAAACAACATTTTATGTAATTGCAGTTTACTTTGGTGCCGTAAATATTAGAAAAATTAGACACGCACTTGCCGCCGGATTAATTGCAGATATCGCCGGAGTTCTTGGCGCAATATTTATTGTAAAATTATTATTTGGTTAA
- a CDS encoding ROK family protein, producing the protein MKIKYAVGVDLGGTKIKIGLVTHEGKIVKKISIPTLAEEGVDKSLGQIKKGISTLLNGNKNLITGIGIGSPGVVSLKKGTVENPPNLPGWGKVHLGKIISNEFSIPTFVENDANAAAIGELIYGAGKDLKSFIMITLGTGVGGGIIYNKKLFRGDFGGAGEIGHVTIDHNGVKCNCGSIGCLEAYLGNNYLIRDVKEKINQQKNSKIFKLINNDLDNLTPQTIHEASLLGDQFSIDYIKYLGVTLGHGLASIVNILDICNIIIGGGVSGFGKPLFDAAKESLKSRVLTSLKPRIEILPAELKNNAGIKGASSLVFYD; encoded by the coding sequence ATGAAAATTAAATATGCGGTTGGTGTTGATTTAGGCGGTACAAAAATTAAAATTGGATTAGTAACTCATGAAGGAAAAATAGTTAAAAAAATTTCTATACCAACATTGGCTGAAGAAGGTGTTGATAAATCTTTGGGACAAATTAAAAAAGGTATTTCTACTTTATTAAATGGGAACAAAAATTTAATTACAGGAATTGGAATTGGTTCACCGGGAGTTGTTTCATTAAAAAAGGGAACTGTAGAAAATCCCCCAAATTTACCTGGATGGGGAAAAGTTCATCTTGGAAAAATTATTAGTAATGAATTTTCAATTCCAACCTTTGTTGAAAATGACGCAAACGCTGCGGCAATTGGAGAATTAATTTATGGTGCTGGGAAAGATTTAAAAAGTTTTATAATGATAACTCTCGGAACCGGAGTTGGCGGCGGAATTATTTATAACAAAAAACTTTTTAGAGGTGATTTTGGCGGTGCGGGAGAAATTGGTCATGTTACAATTGATCATAACGGTGTAAAATGCAATTGCGGCTCAATTGGATGTTTGGAAGCATATTTGGGAAATAATTATTTAATTAGAGACGTAAAGGAAAAAATAAACCAGCAAAAAAATTCTAAAATTTTCAAATTAATAAATAATGATTTAGATAATCTAACTCCTCAAACAATTCATGAAGCTTCACTTCTTGGCGATCAATTTTCTATCGATTATATAAAATATTTAGGTGTAACATTAGGACATGGGTTAGCTTCTATTGTGAATATACTTGATATATGCAATATAATAATTGGCGGCGGAGTTTCCGGTTTTGGAAAACCTTTGTTCGATGCCGCAAAAGAATCATTAAAATCAAGAGTTTTAACTTCGCTTAAACCAAGAATTGAAATTCTTCCTGCTGAATTAAAAAATAATGCGGGAATTAAAGGTGCTTCTTCATTAGTATTTTATGATTAA
- a CDS encoding LPS-assembly protein LptD, producing MKIAFLILILGITFCNSFAQNSDSLSSLLKVDTSITSNQNLQIDSAKTKSNEIDDIVYSSASDSLMFNIPSKKMIIYGKGEIKYKQTSLTGGKINVNFETSDLEAEGIIDSADTNAVNGLAQTPVLKEADENYEGTKLRYNFKTKKGFISAAKNKKEDSRYEGKNVNKVDKNTFFIEDGMYTTCESDTPHTHFTASEMKVIQKDKIIAKWIFMHIGGVPVPIPIPFAVFPNEKGRRSGIIAPTYGSINNRGQYFKNFGYFFAVNDYMDLTMNADYYMRGGYGLRSRLRYAKRYDFNGNLNIGYSKILIGEDEDPDKQRSTDWNLSLSHSQTFTPTLNLSANLNFQSRTYLTNNTTSYNDLLKRNITSNATLSKRWDDYGISMNVNYSRTQSLDSLNIQESLPNMSISKNQFYPFKSSSSTPSNQKWYEYIGMNYSGNLVNKKSNIMGDIKIRGGIQHNITASASPKFSYFNITPSLSYVEKWYNKKTNYVVETVQDIANSPSLLNSFYKTSDHDTIISKDEHEINMIRTFRFSLGTSTKLYGMFQPQMLGIDAFRHTLIPSISYNYTPDFSDEKWGYYDSYTKTDGTIVKYDPYANEVFGGSGKGESQSINFSLGNVFEMKTLKDPTDTTSEAKKITLLNFDISTGYNFAADSNNLSDLRLNYRTNISNLLNLSGSSSYTFYDFIDTKRINQYLANNGKGLLRITNLQFSVSTTLSAEKLSGEDRTGKKTDEADEEFTSFKKKDHVGLYEEQDTDFSIPWNLTLNYSYNFSKPSPAPGIVRSNLGVNLGFNLTKNWKFGVMGNYDFQNDEIAAPRITVYRDLECWEMNFSWNPIGTYTGYRFEIRMKAPELRDVKVTKTGGWISGR from the coding sequence ATGAAGATAGCTTTTCTAATTTTGATTTTGGGAATTACATTTTGTAATTCGTTTGCACAAAATAGTGATTCACTTTCTTCATTGTTAAAAGTTGATACTTCGATTACTTCAAACCAAAATCTACAAATCGATTCTGCAAAAACTAAATCCAATGAAATTGATGATATTGTTTACAGCAGCGCATCAGATTCATTAATGTTTAATATCCCCAGTAAGAAAATGATTATTTACGGGAAAGGCGAAATTAAGTATAAACAAACTTCTTTAACGGGGGGAAAAATAAATGTAAATTTTGAGACAAGCGATTTGGAAGCCGAAGGAATAATTGATTCGGCAGATACAAATGCCGTAAATGGTTTGGCGCAAACTCCGGTTTTAAAAGAAGCTGATGAAAATTACGAAGGAACAAAACTCCGCTATAATTTCAAAACCAAAAAAGGATTTATTTCTGCGGCTAAAAATAAAAAAGAAGATTCAAGATACGAGGGCAAAAATGTAAATAAAGTTGATAAAAATACATTTTTTATTGAAGATGGAATGTACACAACTTGTGAAAGCGATACTCCGCATACACATTTTACTGCCTCAGAAATGAAAGTAATTCAAAAAGATAAAATAATTGCAAAGTGGATTTTCATGCATATTGGCGGAGTTCCGGTTCCAATCCCAATTCCGTTTGCAGTTTTCCCAAATGAAAAAGGAAGACGTTCCGGAATAATTGCTCCAACTTACGGATCAATAAATAACCGCGGACAATATTTTAAAAATTTCGGTTACTTCTTTGCAGTTAATGATTATATGGATTTAACAATGAATGCCGATTATTATATGCGCGGCGGTTACGGTTTACGAAGCAGATTGCGATATGCAAAAAGATATGATTTTAACGGAAATTTAAATATCGGTTATTCCAAAATTTTAATTGGCGAAGATGAAGATCCCGATAAACAAAGAAGTACGGATTGGAATCTTTCTTTATCACATAGTCAAACATTTACGCCGACATTAAATTTATCTGCAAATTTAAATTTTCAATCAAGAACTTATCTTACAAATAATACTACAAGTTATAATGATTTGCTAAAACGTAATATTACATCTAATGCAACTCTTTCTAAAAGATGGGATGATTATGGAATAAGTATGAACGTGAATTATTCTCGAACACAAAGTCTTGATTCACTCAACATTCAAGAAAGTTTACCAAATATGTCAATTTCAAAAAATCAATTTTATCCGTTTAAAAGTTCATCAAGCACGCCAAGCAATCAAAAATGGTATGAATATATTGGAATGAATTACTCGGGAAATTTAGTAAATAAAAAAAGTAATATTATGGGCGATATTAAGATCAGAGGCGGAATTCAGCATAACATTACCGCAAGCGCTTCGCCAAAATTTAGCTATTTTAATATTACTCCAAGTTTAAGTTATGTAGAAAAATGGTATAACAAAAAAACAAATTATGTTGTTGAAACCGTTCAAGATATTGCAAATTCTCCGAGTTTGTTAAATTCATTTTATAAAACAAGTGATCACGATACTATAATTTCAAAAGATGAACATGAAATTAATATGATTCGTACATTCCGTTTTAGTTTGGGAACTTCAACCAAATTGTACGGAATGTTTCAGCCGCAAATGTTGGGAATTGATGCTTTTCGTCATACGCTGATTCCAAGTATTTCTTACAATTATACTCCGGATTTCTCCGATGAAAAATGGGGATACTATGATTCTTATACAAAAACAGATGGAACAATTGTAAAATATGATCCGTACGCAAATGAAGTGTTTGGCGGCTCCGGAAAAGGAGAATCGCAAAGTATAAATTTTTCTTTAGGCAATGTGTTTGAAATGAAAACTTTGAAAGATCCAACCGATACAACTTCCGAAGCTAAAAAAATTACACTTCTAAATTTTGATATTTCCACCGGATATAATTTTGCGGCAGATAGTAATAATCTTTCGGATTTGAGATTAAACTATAGAACAAATATCAGCAATTTATTAAATCTTTCGGGATCTTCATCTTACACATTTTATGATTTTATAGATACAAAAAGGATCAACCAATATCTTGCCAATAACGGCAAAGGTTTATTACGAATTACAAATTTACAATTTTCTGTTTCTACAACTTTATCCGCCGAAAAACTTTCTGGAGAAGATAGAACCGGAAAAAAAACTGATGAAGCTGATGAAGAATTTACATCATTCAAGAAAAAAGATCATGTTGGATTATATGAAGAACAAGACACTGATTTTTCTATTCCGTGGAATTTAACTTTAAATTATTCTTACAATTTTTCTAAACCATCGCCGGCGCCGGGAATTGTACGTTCAAATCTTGGAGTAAATCTTGGTTTTAATCTAACAAAAAATTGGAAATTTGGAGTTATGGGAAATTATGATTTTCAGAATGATGAAATTGCCGCACCGCGAATTACAGTTTACAGAGATTTAGAATGCTGGGAAATGAATTTTAGCTGGAATCCAATTGGCACTTACACCGGCTATAGATTTGAAATTAGAATGAAAGCTCCGGAATTAAGAGATGTTAAAGTAACAAAAACCGGCGGATGGATTTCCGGAAGATAA
- a CDS encoding DUF5103 domain-containing protein, translated as MLFSKINISASEPIIKSLKVYVNENQHSLPVLKLGTKDKLNIYFEVESEEIPSFAIHFQACNKNWETYDNLLLQGTSDNALFNVNVERLPNTTDGANYFVNETFPNNNVNFNISGNWIFYITDSYDKETIYEFGKFFIVENIVELKTDIQNWRREGKISSNNELDRVLNLKTSFVIPDSLDPFRVDFVNIIKNYEINFSQMLEKNSFQENKNYEWDGSKSFTFITRDLEPGKEYRQVNLNDHNKYQHPQTRAHFDGIEYSRFYKLGEKDLNGSFSLMQKNNQYADYIIATFEFSPPDPIDEDIFIVGSFTNWEVLPWYKLNYAKNNYKISLELKRGIYDYQFVTGNIDDDKVENIDWRIFEGNFWETNNKYSIFLYYKSPLFGEYDQIIGYKQILR; from the coding sequence TTGCTGTTTTCTAAAATTAATATTTCTGCATCTGAACCAATAATTAAAAGTCTGAAAGTTTATGTTAATGAAAATCAACATTCCTTACCGGTTTTAAAACTCGGAACTAAAGATAAATTAAATATTTATTTTGAAGTTGAATCCGAAGAAATTCCTTCATTTGCAATTCATTTTCAAGCATGCAATAAAAATTGGGAAACATATGATAATTTGCTACTTCAAGGAACGAGCGATAACGCTTTGTTCAATGTAAATGTTGAAAGACTTCCAAACACAACCGATGGAGCTAATTATTTTGTAAATGAAACTTTCCCGAATAATAATGTGAATTTTAACATAAGCGGAAATTGGATTTTCTATATTACCGATTCTTATGATAAAGAAACTATTTACGAATTTGGAAAGTTTTTTATTGTTGAAAATATTGTCGAATTAAAAACAGATATTCAAAATTGGAGAAGAGAAGGAAAAATTTCATCAAACAATGAATTGGATAGAGTTCTAAATCTTAAAACTTCTTTTGTAATTCCGGATTCTCTTGATCCATTTAGAGTAGATTTTGTAAATATCATAAAGAATTACGAAATTAATTTTTCGCAAATGTTGGAAAAAAATTCATTTCAAGAAAATAAAAATTATGAATGGGACGGTTCCAAATCTTTTACATTTATTACAAGAGATTTAGAACCCGGAAAAGAATATAGGCAAGTTAATTTGAATGATCATAATAAATATCAACATCCGCAAACCCGCGCGCATTTTGATGGAATTGAATATTCCCGATTTTATAAATTAGGTGAAAAAGATTTAAATGGAAGTTTTAGTTTGATGCAAAAAAATAATCAATATGCAGATTACATAATTGCAACATTTGAATTTAGTCCGCCGGACCCAATTGATGAAGATATTTTTATAGTCGGCTCATTTACAAATTGGGAAGTTTTGCCTTGGTATAAATTAAATTATGCTAAAAATAATTATAAAATTAGTTTGGAGTTAAAGAGAGGAATTTACGATTACCAATTTGTTACCGGAAATATTGATGACGATAAAGTTGAAAATATTGATTGGCGGATTTTTGAAGGAAATTTTTGGGAAACAAATAATAAATATTCCATATTTTTGTATTACAAATCGCCGCTTTTTGGTGAGTACGATCAGATAATTGGTTACAAGCAAATATTGAGATAA
- a CDS encoding Gfo/Idh/MocA family oxidoreductase: protein MKSLKVGILGTGHLGKIHTKLIKDVPRANLVGVYDLNYDVAKLVADENKTNSFKSLDEFLSSVDAVSIVSTTSAHYDLIKKAFEKNVHVFVEKPITSTIPQAEEVVKIAEEKNLKLQVGHIERFNSALLSLEKYHLDPKFIQTDRLAQFNPRGTDVAVVLDLMIHDIDIILSLIKSKVKEVRASGIAVVSESIDIANARIEFENGAIANVTASRISQKKMRKMRMFQKDSYISVDFNSGVSEVFRLISPNDMNLEHFLSFGEIGVGENKKAVIYEQPEVKEINALKHELHLFVDAVLDDKKPVVSGADGLEALKVAQIILEKIEESKLK, encoded by the coding sequence ATGAAATCGCTTAAAGTTGGAATTCTCGGAACCGGTCACTTAGGTAAAATTCACACAAAATTAATTAAAGATGTTCCAAGAGCAAATTTAGTTGGAGTTTATGATTTAAATTATGATGTTGCAAAACTTGTAGCCGATGAAAATAAAACAAATAGTTTTAAATCGCTTGATGAATTTCTTTCTTCGGTTGATGCTGTTTCAATAGTTTCTACAACAAGCGCACATTATGATTTAATTAAAAAAGCATTTGAAAAAAATGTTCACGTTTTTGTGGAAAAGCCAATCACAAGTACAATTCCGCAAGCCGAAGAAGTTGTGAAAATTGCTGAAGAAAAAAATCTGAAACTACAAGTTGGTCACATCGAAAGATTTAATTCCGCACTTTTAAGTTTGGAAAAATATCATCTTGATCCAAAATTTATTCAAACAGATCGTTTGGCTCAATTCAATCCGCGCGGAACTGACGTTGCGGTTGTTTTGGATTTGATGATTCACGATATTGACATAATTTTAAGTCTGATAAAAAGTAAAGTTAAAGAAGTTAGAGCAAGCGGAATTGCTGTGGTTTCAGAAAGTATTGATATTGCAAACGCGAGAATTGAATTTGAAAATGGTGCAATTGCAAATGTAACGGCAAGCAGAATTTCACAGAAAAAAATGAGAAAGATGAGAATGTTTCAAAAAGATTCTTACATTTCAGTGGATTTTAATTCGGGAGTTTCCGAAGTATTTAGATTAATTTCTCCCAACGATATGAATCTTGAACATTTTCTTTCATTCGGTGAAATTGGAGTTGGCGAAAACAAAAAAGCTGTAATTTACGAACAACCGGAAGTAAAAGAAATAAATGCCTTAAAACACGAATTGCATTTATTCGTTGATGCTGTTCTTGATGATAAAAAACCCGTTGTTAGCGGTGCAGATGGATTAGAAGCACTAAAAGTTGCTCAAATTATTTTGGAAAAAATTGAGGAGTCAAAATTAAAATGA
- a CDS encoding DUF4097 family beta strand repeat protein encodes MNNNLMKKFFFLLSLILVNISFAKQMDKKELELIQKKNFKVSLGENLVVKTDVGDVVVKSWDKNEVDIKIFGNKNAESKMEYSFNQDENTVEVIGEREGGKIFGWFSKIDLKYEIMVPKEFNLELKTSGGDLVSKTIDGKLDLKTSGGDIFVENSKGKLNASTSGGDIVLEKFNGNSDVATSGGDIQISDARGLVNAATSGGDVVIKSADGEVNAETSGGDIFLDYSGKDQNIKLSTSGGDIDVIVPSKINADAEIKTSGGSIRNNFSNTNIVSVTKTKLIGKLNQGGKRLICTTSGGDIQLSQK; translated from the coding sequence ATGAATAATAATTTGATGAAAAAATTCTTTTTTCTTTTGAGCTTAATTTTGGTGAATATTTCTTTTGCCAAGCAAATGGATAAAAAGGAACTTGAATTAATTCAGAAGAAAAATTTTAAAGTCAGCTTGGGTGAAAATTTAGTTGTAAAAACTGATGTCGGCGATGTTGTTGTAAAATCTTGGGATAAAAATGAAGTTGATATAAAAATATTCGGTAATAAAAATGCCGAATCAAAAATGGAATATAGTTTTAATCAAGATGAAAATACTGTTGAAGTAATCGGCGAAAGAGAAGGCGGCAAAATTTTTGGCTGGTTTAGTAAAATTGATTTGAAATATGAAATTATGGTTCCAAAGGAATTTAATTTGGAATTGAAAACTTCCGGCGGTGATCTTGTAAGTAAAACAATTGACGGTAAACTTGATTTGAAAACATCTGGCGGCGATATTTTCGTTGAAAATTCAAAAGGAAAATTAAACGCATCAACATCCGGCGGCGATATAGTTTTAGAAAAGTTTAACGGAAATTCCGATGTTGCAACTTCCGGCGGCGATATTCAAATAAGCGATGCACGCGGATTAGTAAATGCCGCAACATCCGGAGGTGATGTTGTAATAAAATCCGCAGACGGCGAAGTAAATGCGGAAACATCGGGCGGAGATATTTTCTTGGATTATTCCGGAAAAGATCAAAATATTAAACTGTCAACTTCCGGCGGAGATATTGATGTAATTGTTCCAAGTAAAATAAATGCTGATGCTGAAATAAAAACATCGGGAGGAAGTATTCGCAATAATTTTTCAAATACAAATATTGTTTCAGTAACAAAGACAAAACTAATTGGAAAATTGAACCAAGGTGGAAAAAGACTTATTTGTACTACTTCCGGCGGAGATATACAGCTTTCTCAAAAGTAA
- a CDS encoding NYN domain-containing protein codes for MKKYIIDGNNLIGKIKSIFTLQQKDKSQSRKNLIKILDKYFSDKKVKVNLHFDGFENDPLHSTKMKIIYSNNKSADTEIINEIDSEKNPKLLIVVSSDLKIYNYAKVNSCEVLKSEDFVKLISHKKNISEEQIQKSIADDEIKKMFGV; via the coding sequence ATGAAAAAATATATTATAGATGGAAATAATTTAATTGGAAAAATAAAATCCATTTTTACACTGCAACAAAAAGATAAAAGTCAATCAAGAAAAAATCTTATCAAAATTTTAGATAAATATTTTTCGGATAAAAAAGTTAAAGTTAATCTTCATTTTGATGGATTTGAAAATGATCCGCTTCATTCTACAAAAATGAAAATTATCTACTCTAATAATAAATCCGCTGATACAGAAATTATTAATGAAATTGATTCTGAAAAAAATCCCAAATTACTAATTGTGGTAAGTTCCGATTTGAAAATTTATAATTACGCAAAAGTAAATAGCTGCGAAGTTTTAAAGAGTGAAGATTTTGTAAAGTTAATTTCGCACAAAAAAAATATTTCAGAAGAACAAATTCAAAAATCAATTGCTGATGATGAAATTAAAAAGATGTTTGGAGTGTAA